The genomic region TCTGGCAGGGCTGACCCCGCCGTCAATGTCATCAGGTATACGCAAGTAGGATCACGCCGGATCATTGTGAGGGCCCGCCCAGTTGGGCGCTGTCACAATCCCGGCATCACCGCCGCCAGATACGGCAGACGGCGTCAGGCCACCGCCAACGCCGCCTCAAGATCGGCGATCAGATCGCCCGCATCCTCCAGCCCCAGCGACAGCCGGATCAGGCCCGGCGTGATGCCCAGCGCGTCTTTCTGGTCCTGCGGCAGACGCTGGTGCGTGGTGGTGGCGGGATGGGTGGCAATCGTCTTGGCATCGCCCAGGTTGTTGGAAATCTTGGCAATCTCCAGCGCGTTCATGAAACGGAAGGCCGCCTCCTTGCCGCCCGAAACCTCGAACGACACCAGCGTGCCCCCCGACCCCATCTGCGCCATCGCCAGCGCGTGCTGGGGGTGGCTGGGCAGGCCCGGGAAGATCACCTTGGACACCTTGGGATGCGCCTCCAGCGCCCTTGCCACCGCCAGCGCCGTATCGGCCATCGCCCGACAGCGCAGGTCCAGCGTCGCCATGCCGTTCAGATGCATCCAGGCGGTAAACGGGCTCATGCTGCCGCCGGTGTGCTTCATATAGGGTTCCAGTACCTTGCGGATGAAGGCTTCCGTCCCGCAGACCACGCCGCCCAGCGCCCGGCCCTGCCCATCGATGTGCTTGGTGGTGGAATAGACCACCACATCCGCCCCTTGTTCGACCGCGCGGGAAAAGATCGGCGTGGCAAAGACATTGTCGCAGATCACCAAGGCACCTGCCGCATGGGCAATCTCGGACACCGCCCGGATGTCCACCAGTTCCAGCGTCGGGTTCGACATGGATTCGAAGAACACCAGCTTGGTCCCGGGCGTGACAGCCGCGCGCCAAGCGTCAAGATCAGCGCCATCGACGAAGGTGACGCGCACGCCAAAGCGCTGCAGCACTTCCTCCAGCACATAAAGACAGGATCCGAACAGCGCGCGCGACGAGACCACATGGTCCCCCGCACGCAGGGCCGCCATCAGCGCCCCACTGACCGCCGCCATGCCCGACGCCGTGGCAAAGGCATCTTCGGTGCCTTCAAGGGCTGCAATCCGTTCCTCGAACATCCGCGTCGTGGGGTTGCCGTAGCGGGCATAGATGAACTCATCCTCACCCGCCTTTACGAACCGCGCTTCCGCCGCCTCAGCCGTGGGGTAGACAAAGCCCTGCGTCAGGAAGATCGCCTCGGCCATCTCGCCATACTGGCTGCGGCGGCTGCCCTCGTGAACCAGTGTCGTGCGGGTTTTCCAGTCTTTCGTCATCGCGGCCGCTTTCCCTGCCTGGACCCGTTGGCCCAAGAAAAAACCCCGGCAAACCCAAAGGTGCCGGGGCCATTGCCCTTCACCTCTTTAGCGGTTTGTTTAACGTGGCCCGCAATCCGGTAACAAATTGCCACGAGGATGGTGCATACGCCCGGTCCCCGGCAGGGTCAACCCAGCCCGCGCGCACGCTCCCCTTGATTTTCCATGCCCTTGATTTTCCGCGTCAGGTAGCCGACGCTTTGCGCGAAGTTTTCTTGCATTGCAGGCCCCCATGCGTTGCCGCCCCGCCCTTTTCCCACTGCTTGCCCTTGGCCTTCTGGCCCCCGCCCTGCCCGCCCTCGCCCAGACCTGCGAAGACCGCAGCCCTGACTATGCCGCCCGCATCACCCTGTGCGATCAGGCCTATGCCGAGGCTGAGACGGAAGATGCCGCCGCACTTGCCCTGTCCCTCAAGGGCGAGGCGCAGCGCCTGTCGGGCGATCTGGACGGCGCGGCCGAAACCCTGGCGCAGGCGCTGGTGCATACCCCGGCCAATGCCTGGGTCTGGGTGGAACTGGGCAATGTCCGCTATGACCAGCGCGACATTGCCGGAGCCCTCGCCCATTATTCCGCCGCGCTGGCCGTCGAAGATTACGGCGATGCCTGGGCCAACCGGGCCGAGGCGTGGTGGGAATTCCGCATGGGGCAAAACTGTTCCGACGACGCCGATCAGGCGCTGCGGCTGAACCCGCAATACGCCTATGCCAATGAAATCAAGGGCCGTTGCCTGATCGACCTTGGCCGCGCGGAGGAGGCGCTCAGCTACTTCGACACCGCAATTTCGCTGGCCCCGGGATATCAGAACGCCTACCGCAACAAGATGGCCGCACTTGCCGACCTTGACCGGTTTCAGGACGTCGTGGCCCTCGCGGATGAAGCGCTGCGCCCCGGCACGGTGCCGAACTCCAACCCCGCGATTGAAGAGGATATCCTCGCCCGCCGCCTGCTCGCACTGGCAAAGTACTCCCCGATGAACATGGTCGGCGCCGAGGCCGAGGCCCTGCTCCGCCGTTATCCGCAGAACCTCGCCGCCGTGAACATCAAGGCCCGCGCCCTGATCGCTGACCAGAAACCGCAAGAGGCCGATGCCCTGACCGCAACCCTGCGCGCCAACCCTGACGGACTGCCGATGGAGGCGGTCTATTTCGACACGCTGGCCCAGATCGACGTGGCCCTTGGCCGTCTGGACGACGCCTTCGCCAATTACGAGGCGGCCTTGGCCAAAGATCCCGACCTGTCAAAGATCTATGCCCGCAAACTGTCCGAACTGGGCTTCCTGCCCTTGTCAAACGCGCCGCCAGGTGTGCTGACGGCGCTGCGGCGCTGCATGGATGTCAAGAAAGCAGCCTGTCTGATCGCAAGCTGACGGGCGGTCGCCTCAGACGGGCTGACCGTCGTCGTCCAGGTTGATCACCGTCAGCACCATGGCGCGCAGCACCATGTGGCCGATCACCGGCAGCAGCGCCCAGAACATCAGCCAATGCGACGCATGGATGGTCTGGATCAGCGTTTCGTTCAGCAGCAGGAAGCTGAAGTTGTAGACCACCATCATCCGGGTCAGGTTCGGCAAATGCGACCGCATCTCTTCATCCGGCCAGAAGCTGGCCGCAGTTGCGACGCGCCCCTTCAGCACATCCATCAGGAAGATGCCCCCGATCGCCACATAGAACAGGCTCTGCATGCGCTGGCACCACAGTGGGTCATCGACCCCGGCCAGGACCAGCAGCGGCACACCGGCAAAGACCAGCGCCAGCAGCGCCGTCCGCATCGCCGAATAGCGCGTCAGCATCCGCCGCACCATGCCTTCGAACCCGATCCCGATCCGCACTGCCAAGGCCACAAGGAAGGCGGTCACGAAGGCTTGACCCTCGTTGTCCGGGCCAAGGGCGACCGACAGCACCGGATATCCAACCAGAAGGACAGCGCCCGGGATGTACAGCGTCCGCGACATCGGCGGCAGGTCCTGAAACAGGCTCAGGAACATGCGGACAAGGTCGAAAGGATGGCGATACATGGCGAACCCCCGATTAGCTCGCCTTAAGGTGTAGATGCGCTTCAAGGCAGACCTTGGGCAGCAACCGGACGCTTGCAGGGCATTCCTGTGGAAAGCGTTACGCCTTGTCGTCAGGCGGCTCGATCATGAAACGGTTCAGCATCGTGATCTGGACCATCAGGAAAACGAACAGCACCGCCGGCATCGCGAAGGTCTCCAGCTTGACCCACAACTCGGTCGTCTGGGTGCGCCAGATCACCTCGTTCGCAATGGCAAGTGCCGCGAACATCAGCGCCAGCCGCCGGGTCAGGATCATCCAACCCTCTGGTTTCATTGGCAAAGCCTCGCCCATCACCCATTGCAGCAGACTGACACCGCGCACCAGCCCCGCGCCCAGGATCAGCGCGAAGGTTCCGTAGACGATGGTCGTCTTCATCTTGAAAAAGCTTTCGTCATTGAACCATGCCGTCAGCCCGCCAAAGAAGATCACCATCACGGCGACAAAGATCTGCATCCGGCTCAATGCCCCGGTCAGCCACCACAGCGCCGCAATTGAGGCCAAAAGGAGCGGGACCATGATCAGCGCCGCCACAATGAAGCCCGAGTATTCGGTGCCCCGGAACGCAAAGCTTTCGTCCTTGATCCACATGTAGACCCCGAAGAAGACCAAGGTCGGCCCCAATTCCAAAGCCTGTTTCAACACCGGGTTGATCTTGCGTTCGGCCATGACGTGCCGGTCCTTCCTGTCGGTCGCGGCCCTGCCTTTGGACCTGCCCCCCATGTGGCGCGAAACCGGCCCGGGTTCAAGACGGCAGGCGGGCCTGGGCGAAGGGCATCGTCACGTCAGCCCCCTCAGGGCGCGAGTCCCGGCGTCCAGAGGGCGGTCAGCCGCGCTCCCTGCAACACCAGCGCAAGGCCCTTGGGGCCAAGCGGATCGTCCGATAGCCCCGCCATCAGCAGCCGTGACGCGCCGATCCCGTCCTCCACCATCAGCGACAGGGTCAGCCGCCCCCGGCCCTGCGGCAGGGCTGTCACCAGTTGCTCCAGTTCAGGGCGCGTGTCTTCGGTCAGGGCGGCATCGGGCAGATTGTCGACCAACTGGCGCAGCGCCAGACGCGCAGCCTCCACCGCGGCACCACCCGTTGCCCCACCTGAAAGCCGTTCCCCCAGCATCTCCATCACCGGGCGCAGCAGGCGGCCATCGTTCCGCCAGACAACGTCCAGCCCGGTCAGGCTGCCGCCAAGCAGCGCGACCGCCGAAAGCCCACTGGCCTTCCCAACCGCAGAAAAGATGACCTCGGTCCCGCCCGACAGGCGCAGAACCCCGTCGCGCAGGTCCAGACGGTCGGTCCCGGGGTCCACCGCCACCGCAAAGCGCAGTTCCGCCGTCTGCAGCCGGAACAGACTGCGCAGACGGTCGTCCAGCGCGCGGTCGCCCGCCTTTGGCAAGACCCGCAGTCCCGCCAGATCGACCTCGATGCTGACCAGCCCCGCATCATCCGCAGTGCCCCGCAGCCGCAGACGATCCGCCGTCAGGTCCGGCCGCCCCGGCGCCTCGGACCGCAGCGCCGCGCCATCCAGAACGCACCACCCCGCCTCGGGACCGGCAGGCGGCACCGTCAGCGCATAGCCCGTCACCTGCACGGCGCGGGTCAGGACGTCACACCCGGCGGGGACAGTCTCAGCCTGCGCGGGTCCCCCCAGCGCAAGGACGATCAGGCCGACGCAAAGGCACATCCTCATGGGTCCCTCCGATGTCCAAGGTTACCCCATCCCGCAGCGGGCTCATTGCGCCAAGCCTAACAGGCAGGCCCGCCACCGCATAGCCCGTCACCCGCGCAGGCAGCACCCTCAGACCGGGCGGATCAGTCGCCGGACCCGACCAGAGCGCGGGCAAAGTCTTCCGGGTCGAACGGGGCCAGATCGTCGATCTGTTCACCGACGCCAATCGCATGAATCGGCAGGCCGAACTTGTCGGCCAGCGCCACCAGCACCCCACCCTTGGCGGTGCCGTCCAGCTTGGTCATGACAAGGCCCGACACATCGGCGATCTTGCGGAAAATCTCGACCTGCAGCAGCGCGTTCTGCCCCGTGGTCGCATCCAGTACCAGCAAGGTGTTGTGCGGAGCGGTCGGGTCCACCTTGCGGATCACCCGGACGATCTTGGCCAGCTCCTCCATCAGGTCCTGCCGGTTCTGCAGCCGCCCCGCAGTGTCGATCATCAAAAGATCGGCCCCATCCACCCGGGCCTTGGTCAAGGCGTCAAAGGCAAGGCTGGCCGGGTCGCTGCCTTCCGGCGCGGTCAGCACCGGCACACCCGCCCGCGCGCCCCAGATCTGCAACTGCTCGACCGCCGCCGCGCGGAACGTGTCACCGGCCGCAATCACCACCGACTTGCCCGCCGCCTTGAACTGGCTGGCCAGCTTGCCAATCGTCGTGGTCTTGCCCGACCCGTTCACCCCAACAACCAGCACGACCTGAGGCTTGGTCGGGTAAAGCGGCATCGGCCGCGCGACCGGAGTCATGATCCGCGCAACTTCCGCCGCCAGCGCCTCGCGCAACTCGGGCGTAGAGATGCGTTTGCCGAACCGCCCTTCGGCAATGTTGGCCGTCACCCGCACGGCGGTTTCAACCCCCATGTCAGCCTGGATCAACAGCTCTTCCAGACTTTCCAGCATGGCGTCATCCAGCACGCGGCGCGGCGCATCGCTGCGACCCAGCATCCGGCCCAACAGGCCCGGCCGCTGCCCAGCGTCAGGCATGTCGGGGACGACAGGCGCTGTCCGCGGCGTCGACGCAGGTGCCGCCTTAGGCTCGGGCGTCTGCTGCTTTTCCGCCACAAACTCCGGCGGGCTTGGGGCTACCTCTGCCGCAGCCGGATCACCTTCACCAACCAGCGCATCCAGACCCTCGCCGATCTTGTCCGAGGACCGGAACAGCCTGTCCTTCAGTTTCTTGAAAAAGGACATGGGCCAGCCCTCCTGTTGCCTTGAACCCCATCTAGCCGCTTTGCCGCCGCTGCGTAAGTCCCGCAAGCCCCGCCTGCGGCATTCTACAGACTGGCGGCGCCCCGATTGCCTGTTCTAAGGTCCTGCCATGATGCGTCCAGACCCGACCCACCCCCTGCCCCCAGCCGCCTTCGCGCTGGCATCTCTCTTGCCCCTGCCGCTGATCGGCCTTGGCGCGCTGCAGGGCGGGGCCTGGCTTTGGGCGGCGTTTCTTTACATGGCCGTCCTGACCATCCTGCTGGACCAGTTGATCCCGATGACGGCCAGTCCGGTCGAGGCGACCATGGAAAAGGCCGAGTTTCCGGCCGCCGACCTGCTGCTTGTCAGCGTGGCGCTTGGCCAGCTTGCCGCCCTTCCGGTCGCCGTCTGGGCCATCGCGGGCGACAGCGGGCTGGCCACCGGCGAACGGGTGCTTTTGTTCTTTGCCGCCGGGTTCTGGTTCGGTCAGGTCGCCCACCCCGCCGCGCATGAGCTGATCCACCGCCCGAAGCGTGAGCTGTTCCGTCTGGGCGCTGCCGTCTATGTCTCGCTGCTGTTCGGCCAGCATGCCTCGGCCCACCGGCTGGTCCACCATCGCCATGTGG from Tabrizicola piscis harbors:
- the metZ gene encoding O-succinylhomoserine sulfhydrylase; its protein translation is MTKDWKTRTTLVHEGSRRSQYGEMAEAIFLTQGFVYPTAEAAEARFVKAGEDEFIYARYGNPTTRMFEERIAALEGTEDAFATASGMAAVSGALMAALRAGDHVVSSRALFGSCLYVLEEVLQRFGVRVTFVDGADLDAWRAAVTPGTKLVFFESMSNPTLELVDIRAVSEIAHAAGALVICDNVFATPIFSRAVEQGADVVVYSTTKHIDGQGRALGGVVCGTEAFIRKVLEPYMKHTGGSMSPFTAWMHLNGMATLDLRCRAMADTALAVARALEAHPKVSKVIFPGLPSHPQHALAMAQMGSGGTLVSFEVSGGKEAAFRFMNALEIAKISNNLGDAKTIATHPATTTHQRLPQDQKDALGITPGLIRLSLGLEDAGDLIADLEAALAVA
- a CDS encoding tetratricopeptide repeat protein yields the protein MRCRPALFPLLALGLLAPALPALAQTCEDRSPDYAARITLCDQAYAEAETEDAAALALSLKGEAQRLSGDLDGAAETLAQALVHTPANAWVWVELGNVRYDQRDIAGALAHYSAALAVEDYGDAWANRAEAWWEFRMGQNCSDDADQALRLNPQYAYANEIKGRCLIDLGRAEEALSYFDTAISLAPGYQNAYRNKMAALADLDRFQDVVALADEALRPGTVPNSNPAIEEDILARRLLALAKYSPMNMVGAEAEALLRRYPQNLAAVNIKARALIADQKPQEADALTATLRANPDGLPMEAVYFDTLAQIDVALGRLDDAFANYEAALAKDPDLSKIYARKLSELGFLPLSNAPPGVLTALRRCMDVKKAACLIAS
- a CDS encoding inner membrane-spanning protein YciB, coding for MAERKINPVLKQALELGPTLVFFGVYMWIKDESFAFRGTEYSGFIVAALIMVPLLLASIAALWWLTGALSRMQIFVAVMVIFFGGLTAWFNDESFFKMKTTIVYGTFALILGAGLVRGVSLLQWVMGEALPMKPEGWMILTRRLALMFAALAIANEVIWRTQTTELWVKLETFAMPAVLFVFLMVQITMLNRFMIEPPDDKA
- the ftsY gene encoding signal recognition particle-docking protein FtsY, which gives rise to MSFFKKLKDRLFRSSDKIGEGLDALVGEGDPAAAEVAPSPPEFVAEKQQTPEPKAAPASTPRTAPVVPDMPDAGQRPGLLGRMLGRSDAPRRVLDDAMLESLEELLIQADMGVETAVRVTANIAEGRFGKRISTPELREALAAEVARIMTPVARPMPLYPTKPQVVLVVGVNGSGKTTTIGKLASQFKAAGKSVVIAAGDTFRAAAVEQLQIWGARAGVPVLTAPEGSDPASLAFDALTKARVDGADLLMIDTAGRLQNRQDLMEELAKIVRVIRKVDPTAPHNTLLVLDATTGQNALLQVEIFRKIADVSGLVMTKLDGTAKGGVLVALADKFGLPIHAIGVGEQIDDLAPFDPEDFARALVGSGD